One segment of Grus americana isolate bGruAme1 chromosome 23, bGruAme1.mat, whole genome shotgun sequence DNA contains the following:
- the GJA9 gene encoding gap junction alpha-9 protein, with translation MGDWNFLGGILEEVHIHSTIIGKIWLTILFIFRMLVLGVATEDVWNDEQSEFICNTEQPGCRNVCYDEAFPISLIRYWVLQVIFVSSPSLVYMGHALYRLRALEKERQKKKAQVRVELESTELEMTEDRKRLERELRQLDQRKLNKAPLRGSLLCTYVIHIFTRSAVEVGFMIGQYLLYGFHLDPLYKCQRDPCPNTVDCFVSRPTEKTVFILFMQSIATVSLLLNILEIIHLGFRKIKMGLCGQNKNKDDPDNFYINKPKKYSVIPHSSLGISTTPQKTLPSALSGYTFLMEKHTDTAVYPVLNPPPMFQSVQNNRTESSGNYTHRNRENKSPKKRPATNALVNQTQNASANNNESLLGELGTEAHDAQKEAEKKRFLVGTQNADTALSTCLRSFAEMPPQALLQADTTFPITGFRRQHGIGLSWNCSATVESAGASTSSLPKNSNRRQSSFSANKVQLPYNADVKNSSRPDSPDSTEEVSSESKRSGNCDSPKPFSLSRRLSLSSNASSKRAPTDLQI, from the coding sequence ATGGGAGACTGGAATTTCCTCGGAGGCATTTTAGAGGAGGTCCACATTCATTCCACTATAATTGGAAAGATTTGGCTAACGATCCTCTTCATATTTCGAATGCTTGTCCTCGGAGTGGCAACCGAGGATGTTTGGAACGACGAACAATCGGAATTTATATGCAATACCGAGcaacctggctgcagaaacgtCTGCTACGATGAGGCCTTTCCCATCTCTCTCATAAGATACTGGGTCCTGCAAGTTATATTTGTGTCTTCCCCTTCCTTGGTGTATATGGGTCATGCCTTATACAGACTAAGAGCCTTGGAAAAagagaggcaaaaaaagaaagctcagGTAAGAGTGGAACTGGAAAGCACTGAATTAGAAATGACTGAGGATCGGAAAAGGCTGGAGAGAGAACTCCGGCAACTGGATCAAAGAAAGCTAAACAAAGCGCCCCTGAGAGGCTCTTTGCTCTGCACTTACGTGATACATATTTTCACAAGATCTGCGGTGGAAGTCGGTTTTATGATTGGGCAGTATCTTCTTTACGGCTTTCATCTAGATCCCCTTTATAAATGTCAGAGAGATCCATGTCCAAACACAGTTGACTGCTTTGTATCTAGGCCAACGGAAAAGACAGTGTTCATATTATTCATGCAATCGATAGCGACTGTgtcattgcttttaaatatcCTAGAAATTATCCACCTAGGATTCcgaaaaattaaaatgggacTCTGCGggcagaataaaaataaggatGACCCTGATAATTTCTACATAAACAAACCTAAGAAATACTCTGTGATACCGCACTCTTCTTTGGGAATATCCACCACCCCTCAAAAAActcttccttctgcactgagcGGTTATacctttttaatggaaaagcaCACTGACACCGCCGTCTACCCGGTTCTAAATCCTCCTCCCATGTTTCAGTCTGTGCAAAATAACCGTACCGAAAGCAGCGGCAATTACACCCATCGCAATCGGGAAAATAAATCGCCAAAGAAGAGGCCGGCTACAAATGCTTTAGTCAATCAGACTCAAAACGCTAGCGCAAATAATAACGAAAGCTTGCTTGGCGAGCTTGGGACTGAAGCGCACGATGCTCAAAAAGAAGCGGAAAAGAAACGTTTCCTTGTTGGTACTCAGAATGCAGATACAGCTTTGAGCACGTGCTTGAGAAGCTTTGCCGAAATGCCACCTCAAGCTTTGCTGCAAGCCGATACGACCTTTCCTATTACCGGTTTCAGAAGACAACACGGAATCGGTTTGTCTTGGAACTGCTCGGCAACGGTCGAGAGCGCAGGGGCTTCAACAAGTTCTCTTCCAAAGAACAGCAACAGAAGACAAAGCAGTTTCAGTGCAAACAAAGTCCAACTTCCTTACAATGCTGACGTGAAAAATTCTAGCCGACCAGACAGTCCTGACTCTACAGAGGAGGTGAGCTCAGAATCTAAACGAAGCGGAAACTGCGATAGTCCTAAGCCTTTCTCTCTGTCTAGGCGACTGTCGCTGTCAAGTAATGCCAGCAGCAAGCGTGCCCCCACTGACCTTCAAATATAG